The Juglans regia cultivar Chandler chromosome 10, Walnut 2.0, whole genome shotgun sequence genome includes the window aattatgtaatttttgttttgttatttaacccataaataaataaagatttggGACTGGTTTGACTAACATAATCAAACAATCTcatcatatatgatataattattataatttttttaaattttataaaaaatataataaataaatattttttttatttttaaaataaaaataattttataataatttttaattcaatttttaatatccCAAACGAGGCCTCGCTCTTTCTCATGATTTCACGATAAAAAATCCCGTTGACGGTTAGGGCATaaatatatctacatatatCGCTGCTTTGTCATCGAAATCTTCGGCGATCAGACACGCACTTACTGCTCACCGTCCAGTGGGAGGGAAAAAATGTCCTCGAGAGACAAGGACCAAACGACAACGCATCACCAGCCTTTCCTCAGCAGCCTCGTCGTCCGTCCCTCTGTCAGCGACGGCGCCGGAGGCGGTGGTGTCGACGGTGGTTTTGGAGGCCGTGTCAGCGATTACGAGCCTGGAGAGGTCCGCCGTGATCCTCCTCCGTACTCTCGCTCCGATCGATACCCCGATGAGCCTGGTtcgtctctttctctctcttcgtcttctcgattgtttggttttgtgtttttttaatgtgcaaattgattgtgtaattgttCGGGTCCTTTTCTTTAGATCTCAAAATTCAGGTTTAAATTACAGGAATTATAGTTTTTCCAAACCCTATATCATGGAAGTAGGATTTCTTCGGGTTTTTGCTAAGTGTATTTGTTACTGGTCTTAGCTGGTTTCCGGATAATTATGATTGATTCGGAATTATGTTGTTTGTTTACTTcttgttatgtttttttatccTTTGGTTATAAATCTGCTTGTTGAGCGTCTTTAGCTATCATgaacttttacttataaaaaaaaaatctgcttgtTGAGTTGatttggtttttaaattttcatctcgATTGTGATTGAGATGAAGAAACAGCTTTCATTATGCGTATTGCTAGCATAGATATATAGAACTGATTGATTGGTTGTATTttggctttatttttttatgagtaaactTTGGATTAATTGATATGGGgaaaaaatgttaatttatgCTTAGATTTTGTGGTGATAGTCAAGATTTTGTTAACCATGTGGAAAtctaatttatacataaataaaattgtggtcTAGCTACTGTGTTACAGTTCATGTAGCTTTTTTGCAGTTCTTACTATATCTTAGTTTATCCCATGGGGTGTTGAATTACTCTGATGGGGTATCTTTTAACGAATTAATCATGATTGTGAATGGGAATGCTGAAACAAACATCTGActctatttacaaattaaggTTAAAGAATAAGATGGCTCCTTTTTGTGACTCAGCTCGACTTTCAATGACACCATTATGGATGGTGGATTTGTATCTTCATATGTTAAACACAGTGATGCCATTTATCTTTGGAAACACATATAGGCCTGTTGAATTGAGTGGAATAATTTGGAGGATGAGTCATGCTAAAACGACCCAGTCATGAACTTGGTTACCTCTGAGACTGTATGAAGGCCTATGTAAACTCAGGGTCACATTGAGGACTGATTGATCTTCATGTTAAATGGGCTCCCTATATCTTCCTATACCTTGCATGTTTATGATTATTTCTCTCATATTTGCTCCTAATCAAATTGCTGTCATGGACTTCTAATTACAAATAAGctctgtattttattttgtgtttttctgaGTCAAAACGATATCTACCTTACTAGCTAtgttgtttaatttatattgCCTCATGAGTCTGTCCAGTATTccaagtaatattatttttaaaacctgTTCAATATTCCTTGTGTTGCGTGTCGAGCATGTGGATCAAGTATCACTTATGGAGTATCAAACTGCGAATAAATTTTGCTATTATGTGTTACAGCTCTAAATGTTGCCTACATGCACTTGGGCCTTGAGGAAGGCATGTTGGTGTGAGTGCGGTCTTGGATCAGGGTATGGGGGAACATGTTTTTATGTTAGGACTAAATGTGTTTCGATACTTGCCATCGGTTGATATTGTTCGTTGTGTTTTGAGTTTATGAGGTGCAGCACCACCAAAATAAGGGCCTGGGTCCCATTTGTTGCAATTCATGGTCATGGGCATTGAAAATTGGGTATTTCTGGGAATGAAACTGATTGGTTGGGGTTGAAATTAATTGTGTCTAACTGGGAATGCTAGCCATTTTCATGATGAACTTGCAAAGATCCAAGATGTTCATATGCCTTGATAAAGAGCCTGAGAACCACACTCTCATCAACCATTACTGTGATGGTGCTTCTAACTTGTTATCAATCaaaagaagtatacaagaaagaGAAGTACAAGGGCTGAGTCTATGGAAAGAAGTTCAGTGTGGTGAAATAGTACCAAATGTACCTTTACAGAAGCTGACATTGTGTTGGAAGCTGATGTGTAATGGTGAATGTCGCGctttataattttttgcttACATTGGGTTCTTTAGTGCATGGAAAGGCATATTTCTGTTCTTCCTGCTTACCGATAGATTTTAGCAGGTGTTTTGCTGCTATATGGACTATTCTTATGAGGATTGATGGTTTAGTTGGGTTTGCATTTTCAGCTCTTCCCCTTGGGTTTTGAATTAGGTTTGAGTTGGACTGTTTTATAGTAACCAATATGAGATTGTGCTTTTCAGACCTGTTATAGTGGATGATAAATGCATGGAGATTTGGGAACTTCTGTTAGCAAGTTACTTTCTTGCTTCTTGTGAACTTCTGTAGGTTTTGGTTATTATCATATTTCTGACGAGTGGTGAGTTGGTACAGAACTTCAGATCTTTAAAATCTTTGGTTATTGTTTTTCTTAACGATCCCCATCCGTTCACACTTCTATTGTTTCTAAGTTGTAGAGGCATAGTCAATGGCAAACAGTAACAATGAATTACTCTTCTTGGATTGCCCATGCCATATGGCTTCACCACACTTTCTCATCTGAGCAACTGTTTTCTCTGGTTGGTGGAAATCTTTGACGCTGGTGTTGCGTTTAAGTCAAATTTGGGGGTGTTTACAAGATGCTGAAGTGGTGATTAAAAAGAAGCAGACCAAGTTGGTAGTGGGTAAACTATTGAGTTATTTGGATGCTTTTTGGTTTTGTTCCTTTGGGGTTCACTCAATTGCTGTTGCTGCTCTTTTTGGCTGGCATGTTTCGACTGTGAGGTTTTGTAACAAGGTTTATTGGAGGTGTTGCTTAATCTGCTGGGTTAGTTTTAGGCACATATCCATCTTCTCTATCTGCAGGCAGCAGATTTGGATGAAGTTCGCTTCCTTATAACTGCTACGGTGCTGTATTAAGTTGTGGTCGCACCAGATCCATGAATTTTAGCATTGGTTTTCATATGTTTAGGTTCAAAAGTATAAATTATGTAATGGTGCACAGGGTAATGGACGTGGCTTTGTAGATAGAAATACTGgacttgttttctttttgaagaCCATGAGCAGTTTCCGTATGTGGTGGGTACAAGTAAACACTGTTTGACTTGTCATGCTTTAGTTATATTCACTGGTGATATGGACCACTTGTTTGGGAAGTGGCAACAAGCGCAGATATCATCTGAACTTCTTACTCTTTCACATATTTTTGCTTTCTGCTACATATGGCAAGAAGATGCCTCAAGTGATGGTAACCATCCTTGCAAACTCTGTTCGATGGGTCATTTTTGAGTTTCATGGTCACAGTCCTTCAGCTACCATACTAGTTTTATACTTTGACCTTTTCCCCTTACTTGAACAGGGGTGGCTTATTGCTAGATTTCACTGGTTTTTCTGTTTCCAGGATATACAATTCGTGCAGGTTCTGGTTCTCCTGTACGCCACAGAGATGCAGGTCATCGTTACAGTCCTAATTTTAATCATTCAGGTGGTCTGCCACGCAGCCGGGTATTTGGCAGCGGGAGGGATCCTGGCAGATATAGAGACTCTTCACCGCCTTATGGCCGAGGAAGGGGTGGTGGTAGGCCATTTGGTAGGGCTTTTGATGGGCCTGGGCTTGGCCCTGGGACATTCAGAGATGAAGGCATGAGTAGAAATAATCCAAATGTGCGTCAAAGAGAAGGAGATTGGATTTGCCCAGATCCTTTGTAAGTCCATCTCTTGCATCTCTTTGTGCGACAGTTTTGCTATTTGCAGTCTGTATTGGCTTTTGCTTGTAGTGTGTTCTGCAAGTTTTAATTGTtgtaaattttcctttttctttgagaaGTAGGACAATGAATGATCTATTACAATTTTGCTAGAGATTTTCCTTGTTTTGCCTGTTCTAGTTTTGCAGTAGGCATTAGGAGCAAGTGTGTTTTTGTTTTAGCCTTTGTCATCTACTGTTCCTTCTGTTGCATGTGTGACTCAGAGAATCTAAGCGTTCATTCTTGTCTCACTTGTTTCTTGACCATGCCTAGGTGTGGGAACCTGAATTTTGCAAGGCGAGAGTATTGTAACAGCTGCAAAAGGCTTCGCCATGGGCCTGGGGGTAGTCCTCGGAGGGGCTATCCTGGCCCACCTCCTCCACATGCTCCTCCACCAAGACGCTTCCCTGGCTCTCCACTGGAGCGTTCTCCAGGCAGGAGCATGAATGGGTATAGGTCGCCGCCGCCTCCTCGTGCTTGGGCTAGGGAGGGCCCTAGGGAGTTTGGCGCTGGTGGTCTGCCACCTCCCAGGCACGAAGGTAGGTTTTCTGATCACCACATGCGGAGAGATAGACTGGACTATCCAGAAAATGACTACAGGGGAAGAAACAAGTTTGACAGGCCAATGCCAATGGACTGGGGCCATAGGGACCGAGGAAGGAATGTCTTTTTCAATGAAAGGAAAGGATTTGAGAGGAGGCCACCgtctccacctccacctccaccagcAGCACCATTTCGCCGCTGGGCTCATGATGTTAGAGGGAGGAGCCGCTCTCCAATAAGGGGCAGCCCGCCACCAAAAGACTATCACCGGGATATGTACATGGATCAAGGACGAGGTGATCGGCGTGCCGTGGGGCGAGACAGAATTGGAGATGCATATTAGCGGGGTGCTAGGGAATAAAGTTTGCATGCATAATTTTGGTTCTAGTAGTCGATCTTTACATGTTTGTTAACAGAGGAAGGATAGTCAATCAGGACTAAACttgatgttttgtttttccGACCTTGGTAAATTGTTTTGGCTTtaaataggtaaaaaaaaaactcgtttttacaattatttgtCCTTGCGAAaacacacacagatatatatatatatatatatatatcgagagagagagagagagagagagagagagagagattaatttCCCGTGTATTGGTTTGCTTCTTTTGTTGTAGTTGGGTTATGCTTGAGCTTCGAGTTAGATTGCGCTACTGTCGTTGTCATTAGCCAGTCTACCCTCCACTTGTTCCAAGTCTTCGCAAATCAACATCATAGAATTGATGTAATTGCAAGAGGCCATCTCTTTGGTATTGAGATTTCTTCCAATCTTATcgtctaaatattttttttacaatttgaaaaatagatggATACaattccatctctctctctctcgctgtcTTTCTGTGTATACGAGGTGGGGTGAGATATTTAACTCATGGCCAAATCACGTTAAAAAGAGAGACGAAATTATAATACTATCCATCTAGGTTGAGGTTTTTTGCCATCCAATTTTCTTGTTAGAATAGGAGTTTGGCTTCTTTATGTTCAGTGAATAAATTTGGGCGTGTCACGTTGTGGTTAATAAactacaatattatttaaatatccctaagagaaaatatacttacaaccgtaaattgcgtaaccgtcgcgtaatcgctttgaaaaaaatgaataaaacatgggacccacatgaaaaaaattaattttttaatagtagaccccactctttttcaaagcgattacgcggcggttacgcacttcacggttgtatgtagaattactcaaacATCTTCATCAATCTATCGTTAGAAAACTAACGAGAAGTCAGTCATTTGTTTGTTAGGTTTTTATTGGCTAACATGTGGTATCAATATCTGTATTAGCCAATCAAAAGTTGGCACGCTATATATTGATGTCATGTGACAATcctataattaattttcttatggGAGATTTACGGAGATATCTAATTAtgaatttcttaaaattcaggtgttaattttacaaattgtgaaGATTTAAGATCTCGAGTTGCAAATACATCAAAATTCATTTTGCCATTGATCTTTATTTGTGTCTATGCTACAAGAACTCTCTATGTATAGAatagtttgtaattttcttttattcttaatttatcaATTATACAAATAAGTGTAAAAGAGATAATGGTACGAGctttactattcatcatctacGCAcatcatacattatatattttttatttttatttttatttttatattttttttggttttattctttttaaactcaTTGAATTCTTGAGCTcttcatccatataccacacatttagtaagagagaaaaaaaagttgtgtGTAGTGTGTGGAGAtgaagaatataattttctttaaattttataaaatatcctCTATTTAAGCTgtgtttggttgcaagactcaaTTAAgcttagtctaattttaagttaagtctaatatctaaacacacaactctcaaattactaaattcatttcaactcaaaactttcttacatatgagactcacaacctttttcaatttctcataaaaagtattaaattcatattaacatccaaacacattttaaactcagtttagatgagcTCTATATAATTCCCTCTACTgctcaacttactactattcataaagaactgagttcagctcagctcaacatacaaacgcagccttaatataatattataaaaagaattataaattagttattttttaggactcatctagatagtgagatgagatgagatgaaataattttggattaattgattaaaatattattaaaatattattttaatattattattgttttgagatttgaaaaagttgacttagttattatattttatataaaaatttaagaaaattgtaatataagatgagatgagataggttgagaGTGTTTATTATCCCAACGGGcattaatatcaaataattaaatgcccgtttggttgcaagactcaaCTGAGATTAActcagttcagtttaattttaaactgagtctaacatttAAACACCCAATatcaaattactaaaattatttcaactcaaaatttcCTTACACGTGAaattcacaatctttttcaatttaacacatatttatacacacaatatttttcaatttcctataattgtattaaactcattttaatttctaaatacatctaaattcatgtTAGATAGATTTTATATAACTCACTCTATAtatttaacttattattatttataaagaattcacCTAAACTTAACTCAAtaccaaacgcaaccttaaccGACCGTTTGTTTAGTTCGGCTTCTTTCCAGACTTGTCCGCTAATCTTACCTGCCTAGAAAATGTCCAATcacactctcactctcactctcacgcTCACGGAGTCAGAGACCCTTCACCCTTTTTACcgccattttatttatttattttatttatttattttattttcagttttaaccattaatcttataataatattaataataataatttcccTCGTTTCCAATACTCCTAAGAATTCTGCTTTCTCCAATCACTTCGTCCACGTTTCACCCATCTCAGCCGACGGTCAACTGCTGATGATTCCCAGTTCTATGAATTCAGACCGTTAGATGATTCTCTCATATACCGTCTGATAAGACCATTGGGGCTAATCTCACCGTCAAATATTCCACAAAATTGAATTTCAAAAGcttgggagagagagggagcagaGACGAACAAAAGTCCCTTAATGCTATTCTCCTCCACTTCTACTTCTTCATTGCTTTCTTTTGCACTACGAAACTGTGTGTGTGTCGCTCTCTCCTAGaaacttttacaattttttcttttttttaaatttctctgtGTTTGAATTTAAAGCCTTCTCAAACTCGGTCACTATTCGCTTCGCTGAGCTTCGGCTTAAATTTTGAGCTGCAAAATCGTGTATTTGAGTTCGTTTCGGTGGCTTTCGATTTCGTCTTGGATCTGAAAGTGCCTGAATTTGAGGAACTTGGGTGATTATTTGGAAGTAATCAGTGGATTGAACtcttgaaggaaaaaaagagaagataaatttgaaattttgattgagttttcgaatttttaatttgatgggAGAAGGTGAAGGAAGCGACTTACATCCTAAGAAGGCTCAATCTGAAGGTACAGCGGCCTCCGCGTCGACGGAGGCTCCAGCGGCGAAGAAGCTGGCGAGGCAGCTGGATTTCACGGCCTTCGGTGCTGCTGGGGGCTCGGGGAGTGTGGTCTTGCCGGAGCACCCGCAGCCGCTATTGCAGTCGCAGCCTCAGCCTCAGCCTCAGCCTCAGATGGTGGCGGCGGCCGTGATAGTGCCCCCCCAGACGCAGCCGCAGCCGCAGCCACAGGTGATGGTGATGCCGGTGGTGGCGCCCCCTCCGCCGCCGCATCATACGGCTCATCCGCCATTGAGGGTTGTGTAAGTTCGTACAATTCTGGTTTTGCAGGAACAAGCTTTGATTTTGTTTGGGCAATTGTGGTTGTTGGT containing:
- the LOC108997859 gene encoding basic salivary proline-rich protein 3-like isoform X1, with protein sequence MSSRDKDQTTTHHQPFLSSLVVRPSVSDGAGGGGVDGGFGGRVSDYEPGEVRRDPPPYSRSDRYPDEPGYTIRAGSGSPVRHRDAGHRYSPNFNHSGGLPRSRVFGSGRDPGRYRDSSPPYGRGRGGGRPFGRAFDGPGLGPGTFRDEGMSRNNPNVRQREGDWICPDPLCGNLNFARREYCNSCKRLRHGPGGSPRRGYPGPPPPHAPPPRRFPGSPLERSPGRSMNGYRSPPPPRAWAREGPREFGAGGLPPPRHEGRFSDHHMRRDRLDYPENDYRGRNKFDRPMPMDWGHRDRGRNVFFNERKGFERRPPSPPPPPPAAPFRRWAHDVRGRSRSPIRGSPPPKDYHRDMYMDQGRGDRRAVGRDRIGDAY
- the LOC108997859 gene encoding RNA-binding protein FUS-like isoform X2; this encodes MDHLFGKWQQAQISSELLTLSHIFAFCYIWQEDASSDGYTIRAGSGSPVRHRDAGHRYSPNFNHSGGLPRSRVFGSGRDPGRYRDSSPPYGRGRGGGRPFGRAFDGPGLGPGTFRDEGMSRNNPNVRQREGDWICPDPLCGNLNFARREYCNSCKRLRHGPGGSPRRGYPGPPPPHAPPPRRFPGSPLERSPGRSMNGYRSPPPPRAWAREGPREFGAGGLPPPRHEGRFSDHHMRRDRLDYPENDYRGRNKFDRPMPMDWGHRDRGRNVFFNERKGFERRPPSPPPPPPAAPFRRWAHDVRGRSRSPIRGSPPPKDYHRDMYMDQGRGDRRAVGRDRIGDAY